A portion of the Scleropages formosus chromosome 13, fSclFor1.1, whole genome shotgun sequence genome contains these proteins:
- the adssl gene encoding adenylosuccinate synthase, like, with amino-acid sequence MAADSTVSNGCKTTSLNGEPAVKRCRDCGEESDLPRVSRSEPQNKVTVVLGAQWGDEGKGKVVDLLAMDADVVCRCQGGNNAGHTVVVDSVEYDFHLLPSGVLNKNATSFIGNGVVIHLPGLFEEAEKNLKKGKGLQGWEERLKISDRAHIVFNFHQAVDGIQEQQRQQQAGKNLGTTKKGIGPAYSSKASRNGLRVCDLMSDFSAFEEKFRVLAGHFQTMYLTLNIDVDAELEQLKGFAERLRPLVTDGVYFMHKALTGPSKKILVEGANAALLDIDFGTYPFVTSSNCTVGGVCTGLGVPPSHIGRVYGVVKAYTTRVGVGAFPTEQDNDIGALLQSRGSEVGVTTGRRRRCGWLDLVLVRYAHMINGFTALALTKLDILDTLPEINVGVAYMVDGQPLPSFPANMDILSKVSVEYRTLPGWKCSTEGVRSFTELPPEAQEYIRFIEDFLQVPVKWVGVGKSRESMIKLF; translated from the exons ATGGCTGCGGACAGCACTGTTTCTAATGGTTGTAAGACGACGTCCCTGAACGGCGAGCCGGCCGTTAAGAGGTGCAGGGATTGCGGGGAGGAGAGCGATTTGCCCCGCGTCTCCAGGTCGGAGCCGCAGAACAAAGTGACGGTGGTGCTGGGCGCTCAGTGGGGCGATGAAGGCAAGGGGAAGGTGGTGGACCTGCTCGCCATGGATGCGGACGTCGTGTGCAGGTGTCAG GGGGGGAACAATGCGGGACACACTGTGGTCGTGGACTCGGTGGAGTACGacttccacctgctgcccagtggAGTCCTGAACAAGAACGCCACCTCATTCATCG GAAATGGAGTTGTGATTCATCTTCCTGGACTTTTtgaagaggcagagaagaaccTAAAGAAGGGAAAAG GACTGCAGGGGTGGGAAGAACGGCTGAAAATTTCTGATCGTGCTCACATTG TGTTCAACTTTCACCAAGCAGTGGATGGCATTCAGGAGCAGCAGAGACAGCAGCAAGCTGGAAAAAA TTTGGGCACCACCAAAAAAGGCATCGGTCCAGCCTACTCCTCCAAAGCCTCCCGCAATGGCCTGCGCGTTTGCGATCTGATGTCGGACTTCTCTGCCTTCGAGGAAAA GTTCCGTGTGCTTGCTGGCCACTTTCAGACTATGTACCTGACTCTCAACATTGATGTGGATGCTgagctggagcagctgaag GGTTTTGCCGAGAGACTGCGTCCTCTGGTCACGGATGGCGTGTACTTCATGCACAAGGCTCTCACTGGTCCCAGCAAGAAGATTCTGGTGGAGGGGGCCAACGCTGCCTTGTTGGACATCGACTTTG GCACTTACCCCTTTGTGACGTCATCAAACTGTACAGTGGGAGGCGTGTGTACAGGCCTCGGTGTGCCACCGTCGCACATTGGCCGCGTTTATGGTGTGGTCAAGGCCTACACGACCAGGGTGGGCGTGGGCGCGTTCCCCACTGAGCAGGACAAC GACATTGGGGCCCTGCTGCAGTCCCGTGGCAGCGAAGTAGGAGTGACTACAGGCCGGCGCCGGCGTTGTGGCTGGTTGGACCTCGTTCTGGTGCGCTATGCGCACATGATCAACGGTTTCACTGC CCTTGCTCTCACAAAGCTTGACATCCTGGATACACTCCCTGAAATCAACGTGGGTGTGGCTTACATGGTTGATGGACAGCCCCTCCCAAGCTTTCCTG CGAACATGGACATCTTGAGCAAAGTGTCAGTGGAGTACAGGACATTGCCAGGGTGGAAGTGCAGCACAGAAGGGGTGCGTAGTTTCACAGAACTTCCACCTGAAGCACAAGAGTATATCCGCTTTATCGAGGACTTCCTCCAGGTGCCTG TTAAATGGGTTGGAGTTGGCAAGTCGCGAGAGAGCATGATCAAACTGTTTTGA